The nucleotide window GCCAATATTGTGGCAACTACGAAGCTAAAAGCGAACGAATTGATTACGTTAAAGTTAGTCAAGATATGGCCAATGAATTTGACTTCTTTGAGCTCACAAAGATCCCATGAGGAGACAATGCGACAGCATATACTCTTGCATCATTGACATCAACTTCCTACGAGACGTTGAAAAGAATAACGCCATTGGAAAAAGTCGATAAACCTAGTATCACTCTCGCATCAAAGGTGTGCCTCGTTACTATCTGTGAAGACAGTGAAACCCAACAAATACGGAATGTGGCTACATAGAAGTGTACCTCAACAACACAAATTGATGAATTCGTTaccatctgtttttttttacatctgTTACCATATTGATAAGTCTATATACAGAGTTAAAAGGAAAATATGTCAATGAAGGAGAGTTTTTGTTGGTGCCACCACGTCTTTGTAGTTCCAATCAACTTGGAAGAGCCACCGACAGATATCATTCATAGGTAGCTTAAAAAGATGAGCTGTTGTTATCTTGAAAGGTCCATTCTATCTTTGATTATGCatagtttataattttctaaCCTTCTCTTTACGTTTCCTAGTAATTAATATAACTTTTACGTAGTGTTATTAACATATTAATGACTTAAAATGTAAACAAATGAACGACAGACAAAGTCTTTACCTTTGGCTTTGGGTCAAGTTGTGTTCTTTGAATAGAAAATTCACCAATTTTGGTCAACACACAAAGGAGATGATAATTTTCTAGTCTCCGTTTCAGATCTGCTGCCCTTCCCGACATCCGCGGGATTTCTTCACTAAAATTCGTTGTCTGAAATTCTCTTTCCGAACCGGTTCTGCTCGGCGAAGAGAAATGACTCTTCCGGCGGTAGAAAATGACGGTGGCTCTGTTTTTCCGGCGGACTCTATCGGAAACAAGAGGAATAAGTATCAGAGAATGGACTCCGACGCAGAGGAAACTCGTGAGGATAATCATCGCAGCAGATCCAGAAAATACGTTATGGCCTGCGCCTTCTTTGCGTCCTTGAACAACGTTCTTCTCGGATACGGTTAGTCTCAACCGTCTAATGaatagaaacttttttttttaaattgttttgctTACAAGAAACGGTGTCCTCTCTCtgtttttggtattttgatgaCCAGATGTTGGTGTAATGAGCGGTGCGGTGTTGTTCATTCAGCAGGATCTCAACATAACCGAAGTGCAGACGGAGGTCCTCATCGGCAGCCTCAGCATCATCTCTCTCTTCGGCAGCTTAGCCGGCGGCAGAACCTCTGACTCCATCGGCAGGAAATGGACCATGGCCTTGGCTGCTCTCGTCTTCCAGACCGGCGCTGCCGTCATGGCGGTTGCTCCTTCCTTCGAGGTTCTCATGATCGGAAGAACTTTCGCCGGGATCGGTATCGGACTCGGCGTCATGATTGCTCCCGTTTACATCGCGGAGATATCTCCCACGGTGGCTAGAGGCTTCCTCACTTCGTTCCCTGAGATCTTTATCAACTTAGGGATCTTGCTCGGCTATGTCTCCAACTACGCCTTCTCGGGGCTCTCCGTGCATATCAGCTGGAGGATCATGCTTGCTGTTGGTATCCTTCCTTCGGTGTTTATAGGATTTGCGCTCTGCGTGATCCCTGAATCGCCGAGGTGGCTGGTGTTGAAAGGTCAAGTGGACAAAGCACGAGAGGTTCTCATTAAGACGAACGAGAGAGATGATGAAGCTGAAGAGCGGCTTGCTGAGATACAACTGGCGGCTGCGAAGACAGAAGGCGGCGAGGAGAGACCCGTGTGGCGTGAGCTTCTTAGCCCATCTCCTGCTGTGAGAAAAATGCTCATCGTTGGGTTTGGGATCCAATGTTTCCAGCAGATCACAGGAATCGACGCCACAGTCTACTATAGCCCAGAGATTCTGAAAGAGGCAGGGATACAAGACGAGACCAAGCTGCTCGCTGCAACTGTTGCTGTCGGGATTACGAAAACGTTGTTCATACTCTTCGCCACCTTCATGATCGATAGCGTTGGAAGGAAACCGCTGCTTTACGTTAGCACCGTTGGAATGACTCTTTGTCTCTTTAGTCTAAGCTTCACTCTCACGTTTCTCGGCCAAGGAACGCTTGGCATAGCCTTGGCGCTTCTTTTTGTTTGCGGGAATGTTGCCTTCTTCTCTATTGGGATGGGACCTGTCTGCTGGGTCTTGACGTCGGAGATCTTCCCTTTACGGCTAAGAGCGCAGGCATCAGCGCTTGGAGCTGTCGGGAACAGGGTCTGCAGCGGTCTGGTGGCCATGTCTTTCCTTTCGGTGTCACGCGCCATCACTGTCGGAGGAACGTTCTTTGTATTCTCCCTTGTGTCTGCGCTCTCGGTTGTCTTTGTGTACATGCTAGTCCCGGAGACGAGCGGGAAGTCGCTGGAGCAAatagagttgatgtttcaggGTGGGGTGGAAAGGAAAGGTGGTGAAGTTGAGCTTGGAGATGCTGAGCGTCTTGTGCGCAAGGATCAAGAGTTTTGACTGTTGAGGGCAGAATTGGACATGTTAAACCAGAAGAggcagaagagaaaaaaaaaaaaaaaaacgttgttGTGTTCTGTTCTTGTTTTAGATCCAGTGAAAGTGGGACAGATTTTGCAAGTGCGTTTGATGGGTAGTGTATACATATTCCAGGAAGACAAATGCTCTGTTATTTTTCCCCTTGTTTCATGAAGAAACTATGTAATACTCAGAGAATACAGAAAGTTCGAACCTTTGTTGTCACTTCATGTTTCAGACCCTCGCTCTTAACATTcatatagttttaatttttaaacagtTTCCagattgtgtttcaaaaaaaaaaaaaaacagtttccaGACAGAACTCCGCTTAGTTTCACTACCAAACAACAACACAGCATATTGCTTTTTCTGAAACACTCTGCCCTTGTGTCTTCTCTATTACTAGAGGTTtcgaagtaaaaaaaaaaatatggagcCGTATTATCGATCTAAAAGTTAAAGCTCGTAACCTAAGGAACAGATAGGCCAACCCTCCAACCAAGGAATAAGGACTATCACAAACGCCGCGGCCGCATATAAAAATGACATCCCTACCAATCAATATCATATTCTCTCAACAAGTACTTCAAGTCTTCAACAAGTACTTGTTGGTGGTGGCACTGCTTGAGGACGGCGGTTGCGCTTCCTAGTCTACGGCGGCGGGGTGCTCTAGGGTTTCCGTCCGGTCCATTTTCCCTGAGTTCGGCTGATCTTCTGTGAGAGTGAAGTTGCGTGTAGCGTCGAAGAGCTTTGTTGTCCATGTGCCTCGTTCCGGCGTCCTGTTGAGTCGGTGGTGTGGCGGTGGCAGTTTCGCTTAGGTCTTTGTTTTCGCGAGTCAAAGACCTTCCTCCTCTAGCTCCTCCGGTGGTCTCTGGAGGAGGCGCGTGGGTTCGTCGATGGTCGGGTTACGTCCCGGTCTGTTGGCTTTCCCAGTGGTGGCGCGTGGTGGCAGCGCGTGGTTTGAAAGGTGGTGTGTGGTGGTAGCACGTGTCATCAGAGGTGTTTATTTGGCTCCGTTAGCGAGCTATTCTGGTGTTCCGGTGGTTTACCTTGCCCCAACCCTTGGAGTTTTCGGCGGTGTGGCCTTGCGCCTCGCTCTCTCATCCCATTTTATGTGCGGCTTTGACTCGTTCTCCGTGGTGTTGGTTGCTGCGCTTAGTCTCCGTGCGGCAGTGGGTCACTCAGCCTGCCTCTTCTCTTGTAGGCGTATTCCCGGAGGGTGAGTTCTATGCAGTCCGCTTCCTCTATATGTGGGTTCGGTTCAATGGGTGTAAACGGTCACGAGGGGTCGGGTTTGAAGACGGCATTCTTCGGGTCTGCTTCTCGAACGACGGCATCGTCGTGTGGACACTCACTCTCGTGCCGTCGGGGGTGCTTCTGTCTGGTGTTTTTGGCTGGTTCGTGCGATGATTCTTCGGGCGGTTTGTGTTGGGTCAGGTTTCGGAAGCTGCAGGATCCGTAGCTTCTAGGTTTGAGGGCACCTATCTCTCGGCTCGTGGCAACTGTTTCCTCTTCTCCGACCTTCCAGCTCGCTTTGGTCTTTGCCCGATCCGCTGCTTAGCTGGTTGCTAGTCTAGTTTACCAGCTTCGGTTTCTTGTCTTTGTCGTTTCGTTGTGCTGTGTAGTTTAATTTTTCCGCATTCCGCTACTCGTCATCTTTGTAATCGCTGTCGAAAATTTAAAACttggtataaaatttaacattttaccaaaaaaaaaaaaaaaaaaaagtcttcaaCAAGACCAGCATCTAGGGCAGCACTTGGATTGACATGACCACTTCCATAATCAAAAGGAGTGGCTTTAACAAGCTTTACAGTATCTGAATATTAGTGTGCCTGAACGTTGTCTTGACTTGGTAGTGCTATGAAGATCTCTAATTAAATCAACTAATGCATTTTTCATTGATAGCAATCAGAACAActacacaattaaaaaaaaagagcttcATAGCTTTGTTACGGTTTAGCCATCACAATGAAATACAAGATCGTCTCCAATTTCCGGTTCAGGAGTCTCGGTTTGTTCCGGTTTAGCCACCACAATGAAAAAGCGAATCAAACATTTCTCCTGGACGATGCAAATCAGACTTCCATTCCGACAACAATGGCGACTCTGAAGCCACCGGAATCTCAACTACTAAAAACCCTTTCATCAATCCTCACATCGGATAAAACCCATATCctcgaaaccctaaacccttacaTCCCTCAGATCACTCAGCctctcctcctctctctcttctcctctcCTTCACTCGCCAAGCGACCCGAaactctcctctctctcttccaCTGGGCTAAGACCTCGACCCCGGAAGCATTCCCATCTGACTCCCCTCTCCCCCTCCTCTCCGTCGTCCGCTCCCTCATCTCCCACCACAAATTCGCCGACGCCAAGTCCCTTCTCGTCTCCCACATCCTCACCACCTCCGATGGACCGCTCTCTCTCTCCAACTCCCTCCTCCACCCGAATCTCCACCTCTCTCCCCCTCCCTCCAAAGCCCTCCTCGACGTCTCCCTCGGCGCTTACCTTCAAGCCGGGAAGCCTCACGTGGCGTTACACATCTTCCAGAAGATGGTTCGGTTGAAGCTGAAACCAAACCCTCTCACTTGCAACACTCTTCTCATCGGTCTGGTCAGGTACCCTTCAAGCTTCTCTCTCGCAAACGCTAGACAAGTGTTTCACGACATGGTTAAGCTCGGCGTCTCGCTAAATGCCAAGACTTTCAATGTTTTGATTCATGGGTTTTGCTTAGAAGGGAAGCTCGACGACGCCGTGGGAATGATTGAGAGGATGGTTAGTGAGTTCAGTGTGCAGCCTGATAACGTTACTTACAATACGATTTTGAAAGCGTTGTCTAAGAAGGGGCGTTTGAATGATGTTAAGGAGCTGTTGTTGGATATGAAGAAGAACGGTTTGGTGCCTAATAAAGATACTTACAATAATCTAGTCTATGGTTACTGTAAATTGGGTTCCTTGAAGGAAGCGTTTCAGATTGTGGAGCTGATGAAGCAGACTAATATGTTACCGGATCTTCGCACTTATAACATGTTGATGAATGGGCTGTGCAATGAGGGAAGTATTAAGGAAGCTCTTGAGTTGGTAGATGAGATGAAGGAGTTGAAGTTACTGCCTGATGTGGTTACTTACAACACGTTGATTGATGGGTGTTTTGAATTGGGGAGGAGTTTGGACGCTAAGAAGTTAATGGAGCAGATGGTGAATCTTGGAGTTAAACCGAACCAAGTGACTCATAACATATCTCTTAAGTGGCTTTGCAAAGAAGGGAAGATGGAAGAGGTTAGTAGAAAGGTTAAGGAACTGGTGGAAGTGCATGGGTTTTCTCCTGATAGAGTTACTTATCATACATTGATTAAAGGGTATTTGAAAGCAGGTGACTTGAATGGTGCACTTGAGATGATGCGTGAGATGGGGCAGAAGGGGATTAAGATGAATACCATTACACTTAATACCATTCTTGATGCTTTGTGTAAAGAGAGGAAACTTGACGAAGCTCGCAGTTTACTGGATAGTGCTCGCAAGCGAGGGTATATTGTTGACGAGGTTAGTTACAGCACGCTAATCACAGGCTACTTCAGGGAAGAGAAGGTTGAGAAGGCTTTGGAGATGTGggaagagatgaagaagataaagatCATCCCTACCGTGAGCACGTTTAACTCTTTAATTGGAGGTCTCTGTCACAATGGGAAAACTGAGCTAGCTATGGAGAAGTTCGATGAGCTTGCTGAGAGCGGCTTGCTTCCTGATGACACTACTTTCAACTCGATCATCCTCGGATACTGCAAAGAAGGACGTGTTGAGAAAGCGTTCGAGTTTTATAACGAAAGCGTCAGACACTCTTTCAAGCCTGATAGCTACACGTGTAACATTCTTCTCAATGGTCTTTGTAAGGAGGGTATGACAGAAAAGGCTCTCAATTTCTTCAACTCGCTTATCGAGGAGAGAGAGGTCGATACGGTTACGTACAACACGATGATCTCCGGTTTCTGCAAGGACAGGAAGGTGAAAGAAGCGTTTGATCTTTTATCAGAAATGGAGGAGAAAAAACTAGAGCCTGATCGGTTTACATACAACAGTATTGTCACTGCACTTATGGAAGATGGTAAGCTGAGTGAAGCAGAGGAATTGTTGGAGAAAGTTTCTGTAAAGTTTGGATCGGCGAAACAGAGTTTGCAGGGACAGACGCATGAAAATGCTGAATCGAAGGAGGAACTTAATAACACTGAGGGTATTGCATACTCTGATGTTATAAATGAACTTTGTAGTAGAGGAAGATCAAAGGGGGTTACTGTAGAAGTTACATAGAGTGAAGGcaaaactctctttttttttgggttctcTGGCTAAATGTATTCTTGTTTAGTTTTGTATCAGTTTACGAGTCACAATCAATTTTGTATCATCCATTGCTCAATACttctgaaactttttttttttaaatgtcttTGGTGGGATATCAAATTCTACAAACACTCTGAGGTAAGTAGATGCGTATTCTGATCGTCATTTACTTCAGTGTTGGAGATATCATATTCTTATTAGCTCTCGCCATGATTTAGTTCAGTGTTTGTGTAAGAGGCAAATAATCGTTTGACTCCATATGTTTTGGGATAATAATCTGACTTTTTCTTGTTCATTAAACCTTATAAAATTCTTGGGATCAGTTTATACATGTTAGGGAAAAAGATGGAGACATACACATTTCAAAGCTAACCAAGAAACAGACTAAATCAGAGCCCCATCCAAGGGCCAAGCAGCAACCCTGCAGCGGGTGGTGTGGATCAAAATCCACTTTGCTAAAAAGCTTCCTCAGCTCAGCATAGGAAATCTTGATCAAAATCCATATGTGTGTGTTCAAGTAAATCTTGATCTTGTCATCTGATGTTATTGAAACTAATGATCGGACAGTGATAGTGAGCAACGCTCATGAAATGTAGTGTAATCACATAAGCGTAAGAATGTAAGATCGATTACCATACAAGAACATAAATGAGATTTCTCGATTGGCAAACCCACACCCACtggtaagatttttttttttcaaatgaatattaaatttattcatcaaaaaagtCTTTATACAACTAGTGCGTCCTTCATAGAACTTAAGTAAATCTATTGCACTACCCAACTCTAATGTAAAAGCTATTTACATTCTAGTTTGAAACCAAAACTGCATTAACTTCTCCATTCCTTTGATCCCCTTCCCTCTCATCACACTTATCTTGTTTCGAATTCTTTTCTCTATCATTCATTTGAGTGCTGGCAAAAGCAACGGCTTATCCCATGTTTTATCTTGTTTCTCTCTCACCACACTGCATACAATGTCGATTGAAAAGCATGTCTCAGACAAAACAAGCTCATCTTTTCCCTACTCTCATCCACAATGAGTGTCATTATCACAGACCAGACATTAGTGTAGGAGTTACGCAGTATTCCTTTGGCAATATATTCCCAGAACTGAGTTGAATAGGAGCACTCAAAAAATATATGGTCTCTCGATTCGGTGGCGCTTTTACAGAGAACACATGTAGTGTCAAGACCCTGACTCCATGTAGCAGCTCTGTCTAGAGTTGACATTCTATTACGAACTGACATCCATGCCATAAACGCATATTTTGGTGTAACTTGAGAAATCCAAACACCTCGAGCCCATGAACATTGAGACTTGCTCTCTCTCAACATCGACCAAGTTTCATATGTCGAGAAACTCTTCTTATATGGAGACTTCCTTTTCCACAGACAAACATTTTCTTTCTCTGTATTTAAGTTCCTCTCTTCTCAGCTCAATCTCAATGTCTTTAAGCAAGTCCGTTTgatgccttcttcttcttctggtatTAAGCACTACCTCTTCCAAAGTTGCTTCTCTTCTTACTCTCATATCAATAATTCTCCGATCACCCAGCATATCAAGCATCCACTGGTAGAATTACATTAAACATTCAGACAAAAACTTAACTAAAACAATAAGATAGGACCAACGAATTAAGTGTTAATTTTGACTTATGAATTGGCTTTTGATACTTTGCTACTCGCTTCATCGGACGTTAACATGTGCTCTATCAAATTCTCACTACCTAACAATTGAATTctgtccaaaaaaaaagttttgacaGCTTCATCCACTACACTCCGTCAGACCATCGTTTCAGCTTTGAAGAGTGAATTCCCGATGACTGATGAAGGGCAAATACACCCTTTCCTTGGCATCTCAGCTAAATTCAACACCAAAGGTCTGTTCTTAAGTCAGCTACAATATGCGGAAGATATATTGAAGCGATCAGGTATGGGCGACTGCAAACCATGTACCACACCGATATATACGAAGTCAAAACTTGGTGACAAAGATGGCAAACAAATTTATAATCTCCTGAATACAGAAGCTTGGCTGAAACTCTACAAGACCTCTCACATTTACAAGGCCAGACATTGCTTATGCAGTCAAACAAATATGTCTCTTTATGCATGATCCGCGAGAACCTCACATGCTAGCTCTCAAACGCATCTTAAGGTATGTGCAAGGTATAAAATCAAAAGGGTCTACAGGTACTTAGGCACCAGAAGACATCTTTGATAGTATATTCATATGCTGATTGGGCCGGTTGTCCAACCACAAGGCGCTCAACTTCTGGCTATTGTGTCTATCTTTGAGATAATCTGATTTCGTGGTCAGCAAAGCGACAACCAACTGTTTCAAGAAGCAGTGCAGAGGCAGAGTATAAAGGGGTGGCAAATGCAGTAGCAGAGGAATGTTAAATACATAATATGCTGTTAGAAATGGACTGTCCCTTACGTCAAGCAACACTCGTTTATTGCAACAACATCAGCGCAATATATCTTTCATCCAAACCGGTGCAACACCAATGAACCAAACACATAGAAATCAACATTCATTTTGTTAGGGAGAAGGTCCAAATGGGTCTGGTTCAGGTCTTACACATTCCATCCGAGTTACAGTATACATGCAGACATCGTTACTAAAGGCTTGCCATAAAGTTTGTTCAATCAATTTTAATCCAATTTAGGCCTGACAGAAGCCGACACTGCAACTGCGGAAGGGTGATAGAATATGAATAATATTTCTCTTAATATTCTTTGTAGTAGTTAAGCTACgaatcaatacaatactaaaagggaaATAAGGGCTCCTCTCACAATGTCCACGTCCTCAATTATAATCAACCAATCAAATATCATTTTTCTGCCACATCACCAATCAGCTTTCTCAATAGAATTGCGTCTCTTTCCACTGTCGTCTCATCTTTTCTCCtcaaaacaaaaatgtttttcaGACGATTGTCTTCTCAACTCCCATACCTTCCTCCATCACTCATAATTATCTTTTGATTCAACCCATTGAATCACTAACAATAGATTAATTAGTCTGTTTGATTCAATTTTCATCACTATCCACGACGGAGATGAGGACGAGCAGGAAACTCGAGACTTGGTATCGGAATCAAAATCGTCAGATCTAACTCTGAACAGACTGGAGATTCTCGGAGCTTTACCGCTTCTCGGTTTAGAGGAATTCGAAGTCCTTGCATGAGAATCCGGTATCCACCTGAGGAGTGGTGATGAACCGGCGGTTtactcctcctcctcatccGGCGTCTGATTTTCTGCAGTCTACGTAAGGAGAAACAGAGCGAGGGAAAATCAGATTGTTAGATTTACGCGAT belongs to Brassica rapa cultivar Chiifu-401-42 chromosome A07, CAAS_Brap_v3.01, whole genome shotgun sequence and includes:
- the LOC103846018 gene encoding probable polyol transporter 4; amino-acid sequence: MTLPAVENDGGSVFPADSIGNKRNKYQRMDSDAEETREDNHRSRSRKYVMACAFFASLNNVLLGYDVGVMSGAVLFIQQDLNITEVQTEVLIGSLSIISLFGSLAGGRTSDSIGRKWTMALAALVFQTGAAVMAVAPSFEVLMIGRTFAGIGIGLGVMIAPVYIAEISPTVARGFLTSFPEIFINLGILLGYVSNYAFSGLSVHISWRIMLAVGILPSVFIGFALCVIPESPRWLVLKGQVDKAREVLIKTNERDDEAEERLAEIQLAAAKTEGGEERPVWRELLSPSPAVRKMLIVGFGIQCFQQITGIDATVYYSPEILKEAGIQDETKLLAATVAVGITKTLFILFATFMIDSVGRKPLLYVSTVGMTLCLFSLSFTLTFLGQGTLGIALALLFVCGNVAFFSIGMGPVCWVLTSEIFPLRLRAQASALGAVGNRVCSGLVAMSFLSVSRAITVGGTFFVFSLVSALSVVFVYMLVPETSGKSLEQIELMFQGGVERKGGEVELGDAERLVRKDQEF
- the LOC103846017 gene encoding pentatricopeptide repeat-containing protein At2g16880 translates to MKYKIVSNFRFRSLGLFRFSHHNEKANQTFLLDDANQTSIPTTMATLKPPESQLLKTLSSILTSDKTHILETLNPYIPQITQPLLLSLFSSPSLAKRPETLLSLFHWAKTSTPEAFPSDSPLPLLSVVRSLISHHKFADAKSLLVSHILTTSDGPLSLSNSLLHPNLHLSPPPSKALLDVSLGAYLQAGKPHVALHIFQKMVRLKLKPNPLTCNTLLIGLVRYPSSFSLANARQVFHDMVKLGVSLNAKTFNVLIHGFCLEGKLDDAVGMIERMVSEFSVQPDNVTYNTILKALSKKGRLNDVKELLLDMKKNGLVPNKDTYNNLVYGYCKLGSLKEAFQIVELMKQTNMLPDLRTYNMLMNGLCNEGSIKEALELVDEMKELKLLPDVVTYNTLIDGCFELGRSLDAKKLMEQMVNLGVKPNQVTHNISLKWLCKEGKMEEVSRKVKELVEVHGFSPDRVTYHTLIKGYLKAGDLNGALEMMREMGQKGIKMNTITLNTILDALCKERKLDEARSLLDSARKRGYIVDEVSYSTLITGYFREEKVEKALEMWEEMKKIKIIPTVSTFNSLIGGLCHNGKTELAMEKFDELAESGLLPDDTTFNSIILGYCKEGRVEKAFEFYNESVRHSFKPDSYTCNILLNGLCKEGMTEKALNFFNSLIEEREVDTVTYNTMISGFCKDRKVKEAFDLLSEMEEKKLEPDRFTYNSIVTALMEDGKLSEAEELLEKVSVKFGSAKQSLQGQTHENAESKEELNNTEGIAYSDVINELCSRGRSKGVTVEVT